A section of the Eublepharis macularius isolate TG4126 chromosome 1, MPM_Emac_v1.0, whole genome shotgun sequence genome encodes:
- the PCP4L1 gene encoding Purkinje cell protein 4-like protein 1, translated as MSKLSSNESPSPNEIPGQEEKDKAGSSKKVEAEEEEIDIDLNAPETEKAALAIQGKFRRFQKRKKDPSP; from the exons CTGAGCTCCAATGAGTCACCGTCCCCCAACGAGATTCCTGGCCAGGAGGAAAAAG ACAAAGCTGGGAGTAGCAAGAAGGTGGAAGCcgaagaggaagaaatagataTTGATCTCAACGCGCCTGAGACTGAGAAAGCCGCCCTTGCAATCCAGGGCAAATTCCGACGCTTCCAGAAACGGAAAAAGGACCCCAGCCCTTGA